The following are from one region of the Polynucleobacter sp. MWH-CaK5 genome:
- a CDS encoding CvpA family protein yields MNMHFTVVDIAFFAVLVISALLGIWRGLIREVFALIAWVAASWISYHYATWLAKEWLSGVPGGEMTQLALGFVILFIVTMIICALIGRFLAKLMQQAGLSPMDRFLGFAFGLLRGLLVIVVLSSLLSLTGATQTTEWRKAWTLPAIELLTGMAQAWLPDEWAAQVSEQLKK; encoded by the coding sequence ATGAACATGCATTTCACTGTCGTTGATATAGCTTTTTTTGCAGTGCTCGTTATCTCAGCGCTGTTGGGTATTTGGCGTGGCTTGATCAGAGAAGTTTTTGCTTTGATTGCTTGGGTTGCTGCCTCTTGGATTTCTTATCACTATGCCACTTGGTTGGCCAAAGAGTGGTTAAGTGGTGTGCCAGGTGGAGAGATGACTCAGTTAGCACTTGGTTTTGTGATTTTGTTCATTGTGACGATGATCATTTGTGCATTGATTGGACGTTTTTTAGCCAAACTCATGCAGCAAGCTGGATTAAGTCCGATGGATCGTTTTTTAGGTTTTGCTTTTGGCCTCTTAAGAGGCTTGTTGGTCATCGTTGTGTTGAGCAGTCTCTTGTCATTGACGGGGGCAACTCAAACAACTGAATGGCGCAAAGCTTGGACCTTGCCAGCAATTGAATTGCTCACTGGCATGGCTCAAGCTTGGTTACCGGATGAATGGGCTGCTCAGGTGTCTGAGCAGTTGAAGAAGTAG